A region from the Persephonella sp. genome encodes:
- the queC gene encoding 7-cyano-7-deazaguanine synthase QueC, giving the protein MRMKDSVIVLVSGGMDSATLLWLAKEKFSKVYAISFDYGQKHKIELTFAKELIKEADIEKHFIVEVPHLKGIEGSALTDENIKVPSEEYPEGPPITTVPMRNLNFLSIAASFADVYEIENIGIGIHSVDSPYPDCRAEFASSVEAAINASSIMVAKKKNRITVWTPFLGMSKTDVLKTGLELKVPYEKTYSCYRGTIPPCGECATCRQREEAFRSLGIEDPIKK; this is encoded by the coding sequence CTGAGAATGAAGGATAGTGTTATTGTTCTTGTTTCAGGAGGAATGGACAGTGCCACACTTTTGTGGCTTGCAAAAGAAAAGTTCAGCAAAGTTTACGCAATCTCTTTTGATTACGGACAGAAACATAAGATAGAGCTGACATTTGCCAAAGAGCTGATAAAAGAAGCAGATATTGAAAAACATTTTATAGTTGAGGTTCCCCATCTAAAAGGAATAGAAGGGTCAGCATTAACAGATGAAAACATTAAGGTTCCATCTGAGGAGTATCCTGAAGGACCTCCAATAACAACAGTTCCTATGAGAAACCTGAATTTCCTATCAATAGCAGCATCATTTGCCGATGTATATGAGATTGAAAACATAGGGATAGGTATCCACTCAGTTGACAGCCCATATCCAGATTGCAGAGCTGAGTTTGCTTCATCAGTGGAAGCTGCCATTAACGCCTCATCAATAATGGTTGCAAAGAAAAAAAACAGGATTACAGTATGGACGCCATTTCTGGGAATGAGTAAAACTGATGTTTTGAAAACAGGTCTTGAGCTTAAAGTTCCTTATGAGAAAACATACTCATGCTATAGAGGAACGATCCCTCCCTGCGGTGAGTGTGCAACATGCAGACAGAGGGAAGAGGCATTTAGATCTTTAGGGATCGAGGACCCAATAAAAAAATAA
- the prfB gene encoding peptide chain release factor 2: protein MIVELKEKLNELKNKFENIKEILKPDQLEKELFILDQEMGKPDFWNDQKKAQETASRRNSISNRLEEIRSVEKRLSDIDEYLQLLEMEYDQETEKEIKNEIENLEKEINRLETASLLSGEYDFKNAILTLQAGSGGVEACDWTEMLLRMYLRWAEKNGFEIEMVDYQPDDVAGIKSATVIIKGPYAYGYLKGEQGVHRLVRISPFDANKRRHTSFSAVSVIPEIGEDVKVEIKEEDLRIDTFRASGAGGQHVNTTDSAVRIVHIPTGITVSCQSERSQIQNRAKAMQMLKARLYQYELEKQKEKQKELEGEKKDITWGSQIRSYVFQPYQMVKDLRTGYETGNIQAVMDGEIDGFIESYLKWRATEKQQN, encoded by the coding sequence ATGATTGTAGAACTGAAAGAAAAATTAAATGAACTTAAAAATAAGTTTGAAAATATAAAAGAGATCTTGAAACCTGATCAGCTTGAGAAGGAGCTTTTTATCCTTGATCAGGAAATGGGAAAACCTGATTTCTGGAATGACCAGAAAAAAGCACAGGAAACAGCAAGCAGAAGAAACAGCATATCAAATAGATTGGAAGAAATAAGATCTGTTGAAAAAAGACTTTCTGATATTGATGAGTATCTACAGCTTCTTGAGATGGAGTATGATCAGGAAACAGAAAAAGAGATAAAAAATGAGATTGAAAATCTTGAAAAGGAGATAAACAGGCTTGAAACAGCAAGCCTTCTGTCAGGTGAGTATGATTTTAAAAATGCGATACTGACCTTGCAGGCAGGTTCAGGTGGCGTGGAAGCTTGCGACTGGACTGAAATGCTTCTCAGGATGTACCTCAGGTGGGCTGAGAAAAACGGGTTTGAGATAGAGATGGTTGATTATCAGCCTGACGATGTTGCCGGGATAAAAAGTGCAACCGTGATAATTAAAGGTCCCTATGCTTACGGATACCTGAAAGGGGAACAGGGGGTTCACAGACTTGTAAGGATATCACCATTTGACGCCAACAAAAGAAGGCATACATCATTTTCAGCGGTTTCTGTGATACCTGAGATAGGGGAAGATGTTAAGGTAGAGATAAAAGAGGAAGATCTGAGAATAGATACATTCAGAGCATCAGGAGCAGGAGGACAGCATGTAAACACTACAGATTCAGCTGTAAGGATAGTTCATATCCCCACAGGAATAACAGTGTCGTGCCAGAGCGAAAGATCACAGATCCAGAACAGAGCAAAAGCGATGCAGATGTTGAAAGCCAGACTTTACCAGTATGAGCTTGAAAAACAGAAAGAAAAACAGAAAGAGCTTGAAGGTGAGAAAAAAGATATTACATGGGGAAGCCAGATAAGATCATATGTATTCCAGCCTTACCAGATGGTTAAAGATCTGAGAACAGGCTATGAGACAGGAAATATACAGGCTGTAATGGACGGTGAAATTGACGGCTTTATTGAAAGCTACCTGAAATGGCGTGCAACTGAAAAACAGCAGAACTAA
- the recA gene encoding recombinase RecA codes for MSDVVDQKELEARKKALESALAQIEKRFGKGSVMTLSSEAIKSVEAIPSGSLTLDLATGIGGIPRGRVTEVYGPESSGKTTLTLHLIAETQKMGGKAVFIDAEHAFDPKYAKAIGVNIDDLIISQPDYGEQALEIAETLIRSGAVDVVIIDSVAALVPKAELEGDIEDSNVGLHARLMSKAMRVLKGAVNKSNTALVLINQIREKVGVMFGNPETTTGGRAIKFFADMRLEVRKKDIKDSGEKVGSRVKVKVVKNKLAPPFKEAEFDVIYGEGISKEGEILDLGEELGIIKKSGSWYSYGDQKIGQGREKAREFLKQNPEIKGEIEQKIREAIKGGSE; via the coding sequence ATGAGTGATGTTGTTGATCAAAAAGAGTTAGAAGCCAGAAAAAAGGCTCTTGAAAGTGCTCTGGCACAGATAGAAAAAAGATTTGGAAAAGGGTCTGTGATGACCCTCAGTTCTGAAGCCATCAAATCTGTTGAGGCTATACCTTCAGGATCCTTAACACTTGATCTTGCAACAGGTATCGGAGGAATACCAAGGGGCAGAGTGACAGAAGTTTACGGACCTGAATCTTCAGGAAAAACAACACTCACACTTCATCTGATCGCAGAAACACAAAAGATGGGAGGAAAAGCTGTATTTATTGATGCTGAACATGCCTTTGATCCTAAATATGCAAAAGCTATAGGTGTGAACATAGACGATCTAATAATTTCACAGCCAGACTACGGAGAACAGGCTCTAGAGATAGCAGAAACCCTTATAAGAAGCGGGGCTGTAGATGTTGTTATAATAGACTCTGTTGCAGCACTCGTTCCAAAAGCAGAGCTTGAAGGGGATATTGAGGACTCAAATGTTGGTCTACACGCAAGGCTGATGTCAAAAGCGATGAGAGTTCTAAAAGGTGCCGTAAACAAATCAAACACTGCCCTTGTTCTTATAAACCAGATAAGGGAAAAAGTTGGCGTAATGTTTGGAAACCCTGAAACAACTACAGGGGGAAGGGCTATAAAATTCTTCGCAGATATGAGACTTGAGGTAAGAAAAAAGGATATAAAAGACTCTGGCGAAAAAGTTGGAAGCAGGGTAAAAGTAAAAGTAGTAAAAAACAAGCTTGCCCCTCCATTTAAAGAAGCAGAGTTTGATGTTATATACGGGGAAGGAATATCAAAAGAGGGAGAGATACTTGATCTTGGGGAAGAGCTTGGAATTATAAAGAAAAGCGGTTCATGGTATTCTTACGGAGATCAGAAAATAGGACAGGGAAGAGAAAAGGCAAGGGAGTTTTTAAAACAAAATCCTGAAATAAAGGGGGAAATAGAACAAAAAATAAGGGAGGCGATAAAAGGTGGATCTGAATGA
- the gatC gene encoding Asp-tRNA(Asn)/Glu-tRNA(Gln) amidotransferase subunit GatC — translation MIDRETVVKVAQLSKLKLTEEEVELFSKQLGDILNFIKKLEELDTENILPFYELNQQETPVRDDIPQEGLSNEEALSNAPQSEKGFFVVPRVVSAE, via the coding sequence ATGATAGACAGAGAAACTGTAGTCAAAGTAGCACAGCTTTCAAAACTTAAGCTTACAGAAGAAGAGGTAGAGCTTTTTTCAAAACAGCTTGGTGATATTCTGAACTTTATAAAAAAACTTGAAGAACTTGATACGGAAAATATATTACCTTTTTACGAACTAAATCAGCAGGAAACACCTGTGAGGGACGATATACCCCAAGAAGGGCTTTCAAATGAGGAAGCTCTTTCTAATGCTCCCCAGTCAGAAAAAGGATTTTTTGTCGTTCCAAGGGTGGTTTCCGCTGAATAA
- a CDS encoding M23 family metallopeptidase: protein MRDKFTITIHDVNGAKQYTLKQIVKKYILYLIGFIILFFIVSTSVIYFLSKEVMELSQKKEELLKQNVKLLKEKIALKQSINEKTSELRELSEKVKNIEEMIGLIPEEKKDFSKRVKELSLTSGQIYHMFKNIPNGSPLKNTIITSRFGYRKHPVNGQKDFHPGVDLRAKVGTPVFSTANGIVEYAGRKGAYGKMVIIQHNYGFKTIYGHLSKIKVKTGDFVEKGQLIGFSGNTGLINGPHLHYEVRYLQRPLNPVNFIRWKKLSYKEIFKKERHVRWESLIKGITLNLQPLIPEQQ from the coding sequence ATGCGTGATAAATTTACAATAACGATCCATGATGTTAACGGTGCAAAGCAGTATACCCTCAAACAGATAGTAAAAAAATACATTCTTTACCTTATTGGATTTATAATCCTTTTTTTTATTGTAAGCACATCTGTGATCTATTTTTTGTCTAAAGAAGTTATGGAACTTTCACAGAAAAAAGAAGAACTTTTAAAACAGAATGTAAAACTACTAAAAGAAAAAATAGCCCTTAAACAAAGCATAAACGAAAAAACATCAGAACTTAGGGAACTTTCGGAGAAAGTTAAAAACATAGAGGAAATGATAGGTCTCATACCTGAAGAAAAAAAGGATTTTTCAAAAAGGGTTAAAGAGCTCTCTCTGACATCAGGACAGATATACCACATGTTCAAAAACATACCAAACGGCTCTCCTTTAAAAAACACTATAATAACAAGCAGGTTCGGATACAGAAAACATCCTGTTAACGGACAGAAGGACTTTCATCCGGGAGTTGATCTGAGGGCAAAGGTTGGAACACCTGTTTTTTCAACAGCTAACGGGATAGTTGAGTATGCAGGAAGAAAAGGAGCTTACGGAAAAATGGTAATAATCCAGCATAACTATGGCTTTAAAACTATATACGGGCATCTAAGTAAAATAAAGGTAAAAACAGGAGATTTTGTTGAAAAAGGTCAGCTGATAGGATTTTCCGGCAACACGGGGCTTATAAACGGTCCTCACCTTCATTATGAGGTTAGATACTTGCAAAGACCTTTAAATCCTGTCAATTTTATTAGATGGAAAAAACTGAGCTACAAGGAAATCTTTAAAAAGGAGAGGCATGTGAGATGGGAATCTTTAATAAAGGGGATAACCCTAAATCTACAGCCGCTAATTCCGGAACAACAATAA
- the topA gene encoding type I DNA topoisomerase, whose amino-acid sequence MGEKTKKIVIVESPKKAREIQKYLGKDYSVKATVGHFKDLPEKEMGVDLKTFKPKFVIKSPNHRKILSQIKKLSQDAEVFIATDPDREGYAIGYFMYEELKKKAKDIKRAEFHEITPKHIKEIIKKAPRFEETNFGLFEAFLGRRVGDRIVGYILSPIASKEIGGRFSVGRVQSPAVRLVVEREREIIAFKPTPYYVLSAVLEKEGIQFVSFYEKQRLEDKELAEKIYSDIKDEKTAVVVDVQKKQVKQSPKPPFTTSVLQQTANSQLRFSPEKTMMLAQDLFENGLITYHRTDSVRISDEAIKNIRKFIKEHFGQEYLPQKAKRYKSKNTQADAHEAIRITNFVPLEKQKQLIQEKGLTEDHFKLLKLIYQRTIASQMKEAVYERTTAKFDIKGYIFKTTGSVIAFDGYKKVYNIEDKEDTQKLPPLKKGETVKKVDQKLEEKWTKPPPRYTEGSLVKKLEELGIGRPSTYATIMKTIKDRGYVVKEGNALRPTEAAYELIDYLDKKYHWVVDYDFTKRMEQFLDYVEQKKKDWKEFVKQLYEKTQSSGRSVISKKMLDYALDLAKKHGKDISDILDNPEELKKFIDQHKETKPTEKQIAYARSLSEKTGLDLPEDVLNDKEKIKKWINKAKKEAMKSYKLSEKQKAVLIKNGREDLIDQPEKALKWLNSYFKKRRKK is encoded by the coding sequence ATGGGAGAAAAAACAAAAAAGATAGTTATCGTAGAATCACCTAAAAAAGCAAGGGAAATACAGAAGTATCTTGGAAAAGACTACTCTGTCAAAGCAACGGTAGGTCATTTTAAGGATCTTCCTGAAAAGGAAATGGGGGTTGATCTAAAAACATTCAAACCAAAATTTGTTATAAAATCCCCAAACCACAGAAAGATACTTTCCCAGATAAAAAAGCTTTCTCAAGATGCAGAGGTTTTCATAGCAACAGACCCAGACAGAGAAGGTTATGCCATCGGATACTTTATGTATGAAGAGCTAAAGAAAAAAGCAAAAGATATAAAAAGGGCTGAATTCCACGAGATAACCCCAAAACATATAAAAGAGATAATAAAAAAAGCACCAAGATTTGAGGAGACAAATTTCGGTCTTTTTGAGGCATTCTTAGGAAGAAGGGTAGGAGACAGGATAGTTGGTTATATTCTCTCTCCCATCGCATCTAAAGAGATAGGGGGAAGGTTCAGCGTAGGTAGGGTTCAATCCCCTGCAGTCAGGCTTGTTGTTGAGAGGGAAAGGGAGATAATCGCTTTTAAGCCAACGCCCTATTATGTTCTGTCTGCAGTTCTAGAAAAAGAAGGCATTCAGTTTGTTTCCTTTTATGAAAAACAAAGGCTTGAAGACAAAGAACTGGCAGAAAAGATATACAGCGACATAAAAGATGAAAAAACAGCCGTTGTTGTTGATGTTCAGAAAAAGCAGGTAAAACAGTCGCCAAAACCTCCATTCACAACATCTGTCCTGCAGCAGACAGCGAACTCACAGCTTAGATTTTCACCTGAAAAAACTATGATGCTTGCACAGGATCTTTTTGAAAACGGGCTTATCACATACCACAGAACAGACAGCGTAAGGATATCAGATGAGGCGATAAAAAATATAAGAAAGTTCATAAAAGAGCATTTTGGACAGGAATATCTTCCCCAAAAAGCAAAAAGATATAAATCAAAAAACACTCAAGCAGACGCCCACGAGGCGATAAGAATAACAAACTTTGTTCCCCTTGAAAAACAAAAACAGCTTATTCAGGAAAAGGGTCTTACAGAAGACCACTTCAAACTCCTGAAGCTGATATACCAGAGGACGATAGCATCACAGATGAAAGAGGCTGTTTATGAGAGGACAACAGCAAAATTTGATATTAAAGGCTACATATTCAAAACAACAGGATCTGTGATAGCCTTTGATGGATACAAAAAGGTATACAACATAGAGGATAAAGAAGACACCCAGAAACTTCCACCACTTAAAAAAGGGGAAACCGTAAAAAAAGTTGACCAGAAACTTGAAGAAAAATGGACAAAACCACCTCCAAGATACACTGAAGGATCGCTCGTTAAAAAACTTGAGGAATTAGGCATAGGAAGACCATCAACCTACGCAACAATAATGAAAACGATAAAAGATAGGGGATATGTAGTAAAAGAAGGAAATGCCCTTAGACCTACAGAAGCAGCTTACGAACTTATAGACTACCTTGATAAAAAATACCACTGGGTTGTTGATTACGACTTTACAAAAAGAATGGAACAGTTTTTAGATTATGTGGAACAGAAGAAAAAAGACTGGAAAGAGTTTGTAAAACAGCTTTATGAAAAAACCCAGTCTTCAGGCAGATCAGTTATATCAAAAAAGATGCTTGATTACGCCCTTGACCTTGCAAAAAAACATGGAAAAGATATATCAGACATACTGGACAACCCTGAAGAGCTGAAAAAGTTTATAGACCAGCACAAAGAAACAAAACCAACAGAAAAACAGATAGCTTACGCCAGATCTTTATCTGAGAAAACAGGTCTTGATCTTCCTGAAGATGTTCTTAATGACAAAGAAAAGATAAAAAAATGGATAAACAAAGCAAAAAAAGAGGCTATGAAAAGTTATAAACTATCAGAGAAACAGAAAGCTGTTCTTATAAAAAACGGCAGGGAAGACCTTATAGACCAACCTGAAAAAGCATTAAAATGGCTTAACAGCTACTTTAAAAAAAGAAGAAAAAAATAA
- a CDS encoding polymer-forming cytoskeletal protein, with the protein MGIFNKGDNPKSTAANSGTTIISEGSHISGELKFNGSVHIDGEVEGNIFCEKVVTVGKKGKVKGKITAEKIIVSGFVEGDADCTSIEIISGGKFVGEITYNEITIEPQGVFEGNLKLKTGKIKKINGAKAENEG; encoded by the coding sequence ATGGGAATCTTTAATAAAGGGGATAACCCTAAATCTACAGCCGCTAATTCCGGAACAACAATAATAAGTGAAGGCTCTCACATTTCAGGGGAGCTTAAGTTTAACGGCTCTGTTCATATAGACGGAGAGGTTGAAGGGAATATATTTTGTGAAAAAGTAGTAACAGTTGGGAAAAAGGGAAAAGTGAAAGGTAAAATAACGGCAGAAAAGATTATAGTCAGCGGTTTCGTTGAGGGAGATGCAGACTGCACAAGTATAGAGATCATATCAGGAGGAAAGTTTGTAGGTGAGATAACATACAACGAGATAACCATAGAACCGCAAGGTGTTTTTGAAGGTAATCTAAAGCTGAAAACAGGAAAAATAAAAAAGATTAACGGGGCAAAGGCTGAGAATGAAGGATAG